From the genome of Pelobacter propionicus DSM 2379, one region includes:
- the ydiK gene encoding AI-2E family transporter YdiK, with the protein MKPATPSADIARTTLAVLFIAILISASFWVLRPFLTALVWATMIVITTWPLMLSLQKCLWGKRALAVAAMSAALLLLLVIPLTLAIVSIVERSDDIVGWARSLAMYTPAPPPAWVEQVPVIGPKLAERWRTLATIDPVELSARLAPHVKAIVGWIVAQTGSVMMMVVQFLLTVIISAVLYASGEKAAMGVRLFAHRLGGKSGEDASILAAKAIRGVALGVVVTALAQALLGGIGLALSGVPAATLLTAVMFILCVAQLGPSLVLIPAVIWLFWKDQTMWGSIMVVWAVVVGTMDNFIRPILIKKGADLPLLLIFAGVIGGLIAFGVIGLFIGPVMLAVTYTLLVAWVMGPEPTEEAAAGSDFGTGHPQREDSAL; encoded by the coding sequence ATGAAACCTGCTACCCCCTCCGCGGACATCGCTCGCACCACCCTGGCGGTGCTGTTCATCGCTATCCTGATCAGCGCCAGCTTCTGGGTGCTGCGCCCCTTTCTTACGGCGCTGGTCTGGGCAACCATGATTGTCATCACCACCTGGCCGCTGATGCTCTCGCTCCAGAAGTGCCTGTGGGGAAAGCGGGCACTGGCGGTTGCGGCAATGAGTGCCGCGCTCTTGCTCCTGCTGGTTATCCCCCTGACCCTGGCAATCGTCAGTATCGTCGAACGCTCCGATGACATCGTCGGTTGGGCCAGGTCACTGGCCATGTACACGCCGGCACCGCCACCGGCCTGGGTGGAGCAGGTCCCTGTGATCGGGCCGAAACTGGCCGAACGCTGGCGCACTCTGGCGACGATCGACCCGGTGGAGTTGTCCGCCCGTCTGGCGCCCCATGTCAAGGCAATCGTCGGCTGGATTGTGGCCCAGACAGGGAGCGTCATGATGATGGTCGTGCAGTTTCTGCTGACCGTGATCATCAGCGCGGTGCTCTACGCCAGCGGTGAGAAAGCGGCCATGGGGGTCCGCCTCTTTGCCCATCGGCTTGGCGGCAAGAGCGGTGAAGACGCCTCCATCCTGGCCGCAAAGGCCATCCGCGGCGTTGCCCTCGGCGTGGTCGTCACCGCCCTGGCCCAGGCCCTGCTGGGCGGCATCGGTCTGGCCCTGTCCGGGGTTCCGGCAGCCACGCTGCTGACTGCGGTCATGTTCATCCTCTGCGTGGCCCAGCTCGGTCCCTCCCTGGTGCTCATCCCCGCCGTTATCTGGCTCTTCTGGAAAGACCAGACCATGTGGGGCTCTATCATGGTGGTCTGGGCGGTTGTCGTGGGCACCATGGACAATTTCATCCGGCCGATCCTGATCAAGAAGGGCGCCGACCTGCCCCTGCTCTTGATCTTTGCCGGGGTGATCGGCGGCTTGATCGCCTTCGGCGTGATCGGCCTGTTCATCGGGCCGGTGATGCTGGCCGTGACCTACACCCTGCTGGTTGCCTGGGTGATGGGGCCGGAGCCGACGGAGGAGGCCGCTGCTGGAAGCGATTTCGGTACGGGTCACCCTCAACGGGAAGACAGCGCCCTGTGA
- a CDS encoding MGH1-like glycoside hydrolase domain-containing protein, which produces MQENISPTNEAKRLEEAREAEVPWKKWGPYLSERQWGTVREDYSSNGDAWNYFTHDQARSRAYRWGEDGLGGISDDHQILCFALALWNGKDPILKERLFGLNNSEGNHGEDVKEYYFYLDSTPTHSYMKYLYKYPQAPYPYEDLVVTNRNRSKDELEYELLDTGVFDDDRYFDLFVEYAKADTEDILIRISVANRGPETASLHLLPTLWFRNTWSWAGGGSRPVMEKVENGTGSVIHAYHTDPLFQEFLADYYLYCDGDVPLLFTENETNHVRLFGGTNATPFVKDGINDYLVQGRADAINPAQSGTKASPHYQLTVAAGATEVIRLRLTRTKPAATFAPFAGCDALFQARIQEANDFYAFITPARIKADHPEQAGVMRQALAGMLWTKQYFYYDVDKWLEEHHITPWSRPEERQAIRNGEWSHAYCDDIISMPDKWEYPWFAAWDLAFHMLPLSIVDSDFAKSQLDLMLRNDYLHPNGQIPAYEWNFGDVNPPVHAFATMQIYLMDKARHDGRGDIEFLKYAFSKLLVNFTWWVNRKDRDGNNVFQGGFLGLDNIGVFDRSSPLPTGGYLEQADGTAWMVFFSQQMLRIAVELALHDPLYEEFVSKFFEHTMWIGGAMDRLGDLQDEMWDEEDGFFYDVLRLPDGTAMRLKVRSMVGLLPLAAVAIFEEEQIANMPTFIQRAKAFYDRHPELTANMHLPNKPGVAGRRMLSLFNEEKLRRVLARMLDEEEFLSPYGIRALSRYHREHPFVFQHNGQESRVEYLPGDSDSGMFGGNSNWRGPIWMPVNFLLIVALYRLYAFYGDSFTVECPTGSGRMMNLYEVGQELGNRLVNIFLPDENGRRPVYGSAEKFQNDPHWKEYLLFYEYFHGDNGAGIGASHQTGWTGCIARIIQGMGDVTQEVLLAKDAEMAAIKKTVGK; this is translated from the coding sequence ATGCAGGAGAACATATCACCTACGAATGAAGCGAAACGGCTGGAAGAGGCCCGTGAAGCAGAGGTCCCCTGGAAAAAGTGGGGCCCCTACCTCTCCGAGCGGCAGTGGGGCACGGTGCGTGAGGACTACAGCAGTAACGGCGATGCCTGGAACTATTTCACCCACGACCAGGCCCGCTCCCGGGCCTACCGCTGGGGGGAGGATGGCCTGGGGGGCATCTCGGACGATCACCAGATACTCTGCTTCGCCCTGGCCCTCTGGAACGGCAAGGATCCCATCCTGAAGGAACGCCTGTTCGGACTCAACAACAGCGAGGGGAACCATGGCGAGGACGTGAAGGAGTACTACTTCTACCTGGACAGCACCCCCACCCACTCCTACATGAAGTACCTGTACAAGTATCCCCAGGCTCCCTATCCCTATGAGGATCTGGTGGTCACCAACCGCAACCGCAGCAAGGACGAGCTGGAATACGAACTACTGGATACGGGAGTTTTCGACGACGACCGCTACTTCGACCTGTTCGTGGAATATGCCAAGGCGGATACCGAGGATATCCTGATCAGGATCAGCGTTGCCAACCGGGGGCCGGAAACTGCCAGCCTGCACCTCCTGCCCACCCTCTGGTTCCGCAACACCTGGTCCTGGGCGGGGGGAGGAAGCAGGCCGGTCATGGAAAAAGTGGAAAACGGAACGGGAAGCGTCATCCACGCCTACCACACCGACCCGCTCTTCCAGGAATTTCTGGCCGATTACTACCTCTACTGTGATGGCGACGTCCCGCTCCTGTTCACCGAGAACGAGACAAACCATGTCCGCCTCTTCGGCGGAACCAATGCCACCCCCTTTGTCAAGGACGGCATTAACGATTACCTGGTGCAGGGACGGGCAGATGCGATCAATCCGGCCCAGAGCGGCACCAAGGCATCGCCCCACTATCAACTGACCGTCGCAGCCGGGGCGACGGAGGTCATCCGGCTGCGCCTGACCCGCACCAAACCGGCGGCGACGTTCGCTCCCTTCGCCGGGTGTGACGCCCTGTTCCAGGCGCGCATCCAGGAGGCCAACGATTTCTACGCTTTCATCACCCCTGCCAGGATCAAGGCGGATCATCCCGAACAGGCCGGCGTCATGCGCCAGGCCCTGGCCGGCATGCTCTGGACCAAGCAGTACTTCTACTACGATGTGGACAAGTGGCTGGAAGAGCACCACATCACCCCTTGGTCCCGGCCGGAAGAGCGCCAGGCTATCCGCAACGGCGAGTGGTCCCACGCCTATTGCGACGACATCATCTCCATGCCGGACAAGTGGGAGTACCCCTGGTTCGCGGCCTGGGACCTGGCCTTCCACATGCTGCCGCTCTCCATCGTGGACTCGGACTTCGCCAAATCCCAGCTTGACCTGATGCTGCGCAACGACTACCTGCACCCCAACGGCCAGATCCCGGCCTACGAGTGGAACTTCGGCGACGTCAACCCTCCCGTGCACGCCTTTGCCACCATGCAGATCTACCTCATGGACAAGGCGCGCCACGACGGCAGGGGGGACATAGAGTTTCTCAAGTACGCCTTTTCCAAGCTGCTGGTCAACTTCACCTGGTGGGTCAACCGCAAGGACCGGGACGGCAACAACGTCTTCCAGGGAGGGTTCCTGGGTCTGGACAACATCGGCGTGTTCGACCGCAGTTCGCCGCTCCCCACCGGCGGCTATCTGGAGCAGGCCGACGGCACCGCCTGGATGGTCTTCTTCAGCCAGCAGATGCTGCGCATCGCCGTGGAGCTGGCCTTGCACGACCCGCTCTACGAGGAGTTCGTCAGCAAGTTCTTCGAGCACACCATGTGGATCGGCGGGGCCATGGACCGCCTGGGAGATTTGCAGGACGAGATGTGGGACGAGGAGGACGGCTTCTTCTACGACGTCCTGCGGCTGCCCGACGGCACGGCCATGCGCCTGAAGGTGCGCTCCATGGTCGGCCTCCTCCCCCTGGCCGCCGTGGCCATCTTCGAGGAGGAGCAGATCGCCAACATGCCCACCTTCATCCAGCGGGCCAAGGCATTCTACGACCGCCACCCCGAGCTGACCGCCAACATGCATCTCCCCAACAAGCCCGGAGTGGCGGGGAGGCGCATGCTGTCACTGTTCAACGAGGAGAAGCTGCGCCGCGTCCTGGCCCGCATGCTGGACGAGGAGGAGTTTCTGAGCCCCTACGGCATCCGCGCCCTTTCCCGCTATCACCGGGAGCATCCCTTCGTCTTCCAGCACAACGGCCAGGAGTCCCGGGTGGAGTACCTGCCGGGTGACTCCGACAGCGGGATGTTCGGCGGCAACTCCAACTGGCGCGGCCCCATCTGGATGCCGGTCAACTTCCTGCTGATCGTCGCGCTCTACCGGCTCTACGCCTTCTACGGCGACTCGTTCACGGTGGAATGCCCCACCGGCTCGGGCCGGATGATGAACCTGTACGAGGTGGGCCAGGAACTGGGCAACCGCCTGGTCAACATCTTCCTCCCCGACGAGAACGGTCGCCGCCCGGTGTACGGTTCGGCGGAGAAGTTCCAGAACGACCCCCACTGGAAGGAGTACCTGCTGTTCTACGAGTACTTCCACGGCGACAACGGGGCCGGCATCGGCGCCAGCCACCAGACCGGCTGGACCGGCTGCATCGCCCGCATCATCCAGGGGATGGGGGACGTGACGCAGGAGGTCCTGCTGGCGAAGGATGCGGAGATGGCGGCGATCAAAAAGACGGTGGGCAAGTAA
- a CDS encoding alpha-amylase family glycosyl hydrolase: MSAWPQHPLIYEINTWVWLRELGQQLGEPLTLASVPKSVWDDIASLGFDGVWLMGVWERSPAGIQVSMANQGLLDDFSRALPDFRAEDNVGSPYCVRNYEVDPCLGGREGLAVARQELASRGLALILDLVPNHVAPDHPWVTEHPDYFIRGDYGDVMREPASFLTTGGHVYACGRDPFFPAWPDVLQLNAFDPGLRAAVRETVGSIADQCDGVRCDMAMLVMNHIFQRTWGERAGVPPAVDYWPELIGAVRATHPGFLFMAEAYWELEWELQQQGFDFCYDKKLYDRLEHGPAENVRLHLCAEATYQERLVRFIENHDEPRAAATFSPEKERAVALLTTTLPGAALLHEGQLEGRRVRLPVFLGRRPAEEVDHKLRAFYQALLVVIAREGVRGGRWRLCERSGWPDNASHLNIVAHCWSGEKSRHLIVVNLSATAAQARVQLPCEELRGRTWRLVDLLTAESWDRDGDEMTGAGLYVDLGPWKCNIFRLEPL, translated from the coding sequence ATGAGCGCGTGGCCGCAACATCCGCTTATCTACGAGATCAACACCTGGGTCTGGCTCCGGGAGCTTGGTCAACAACTGGGCGAGCCGCTGACCCTGGCCAGCGTCCCCAAGAGCGTGTGGGACGACATCGCCTCCTTAGGCTTCGATGGGGTCTGGCTGATGGGGGTCTGGGAGCGCAGTCCCGCCGGCATCCAGGTGTCCATGGCCAACCAGGGACTGCTGGATGACTTTTCCCGGGCCCTGCCCGACTTCAGGGCGGAAGACAACGTCGGTTCCCCCTACTGCGTGCGCAACTACGAGGTGGACCCTTGTCTGGGGGGGAGGGAGGGGCTGGCGGTTGCCCGTCAGGAACTGGCCAGCCGGGGCCTTGCCCTGATCCTGGACTTGGTCCCCAACCACGTGGCTCCCGACCACCCCTGGGTGACGGAGCATCCCGACTACTTCATCCGGGGGGATTACGGCGATGTTATGCGGGAACCGGCGTCGTTTCTGACTACAGGAGGGCATGTGTACGCCTGCGGCCGGGATCCTTTCTTCCCGGCCTGGCCCGACGTCCTGCAGCTGAACGCCTTCGATCCCGGCCTGCGGGCCGCGGTGAGGGAGACGGTTGGCTCCATCGCCGACCAGTGCGACGGCGTGCGCTGCGACATGGCCATGCTGGTCATGAACCACATATTCCAGCGCACCTGGGGGGAGCGGGCCGGGGTACCCCCTGCCGTTGACTACTGGCCGGAGCTGATCGGTGCGGTGCGCGCAACCCACCCCGGCTTCCTCTTCATGGCCGAGGCGTACTGGGAGCTGGAGTGGGAACTGCAGCAGCAGGGGTTTGACTTCTGCTACGACAAGAAGTTGTACGACCGGCTGGAGCACGGCCCGGCCGAGAACGTCCGACTGCACCTCTGCGCCGAGGCGACCTATCAGGAGCGGCTGGTGCGTTTCATCGAAAACCACGACGAGCCGCGGGCCGCCGCCACCTTCTCGCCGGAGAAGGAGAGGGCCGTTGCCCTGCTCACCACCACCCTTCCGGGGGCGGCGCTGCTCCACGAGGGGCAACTGGAGGGGCGCAGGGTAAGGCTTCCCGTGTTCCTCGGCCGCCGTCCTGCCGAGGAGGTTGACCATAAGTTACGGGCATTCTACCAGGCCCTGCTGGTGGTAATCGCCCGTGAAGGGGTGCGCGGCGGTCGTTGGCGCCTCTGTGAACGGAGCGGCTGGCCGGACAACGCCAGCCACCTGAATATCGTTGCCCACTGCTGGAGCGGGGAGAAGAGCCGCCACCTGATCGTCGTAAACTTGAGCGCTACCGCCGCCCAGGCCCGCGTCCAGCTGCCGTGTGAGGAACTGCGGGGGAGAACCTGGCGTCTGGTGGATCTGCTGACCGCTGAGAGCTGGGACCGGGACGGGGACGAGATGACGGGGGCGGGGCTGTATGTCGACCTGGGGCCGTGGAAATGCAACATCTTCCGGCTGGAGCCGCTGTGA
- a CDS encoding efflux RND transporter periplasmic adaptor subunit codes for MKSLRSVRTLFWSTGYAGRCFTAAACLVALLANGCAKKEKPVALPPPAVEIVQVIAKDTPIISEYVAQTQSSQQVSIQARVNGFLEKRAYTEGSIVKAGTVLFLMDKKPFQAQVDAASAALDRQKAAMKTARLNLDRTKPLTEKNALSKKDLDDATGAYESAAAAVEAAKAQLLTARLNLSYCTITSPVNGITSAALQQEGAYINTQNSLLTTVAVLSPIWVNFSLSENELKEYSDQIAKGQIRPPKGQNYEIEIVQVDGSIFPHSGRITFADPSFNPQTGTFLLRASVNNPKGVLRPNQYVRARIKGAIRPNAILVPQRAVQQGAKGHFVWVVDRENKAESRPVVVGELMGNDWFISEGLKAGEKVVVDGGMTLRPGIQVVVKQAGASQSGPAAAEPKPTPAKKAD; via the coding sequence ATGAAGAGTCTCAGGAGCGTCCGCACATTGTTCTGGTCGACCGGTTATGCCGGGCGGTGCTTCACGGCAGCCGCCTGCTTGGTTGCACTGCTGGCAAACGGCTGCGCCAAGAAGGAAAAGCCTGTCGCGTTACCTCCGCCGGCGGTCGAGATTGTCCAGGTCATTGCCAAAGACACGCCGATTATCTCCGAATACGTGGCACAGACCCAGAGTTCGCAGCAGGTGAGCATCCAGGCCCGGGTAAATGGCTTCCTGGAAAAGCGGGCCTATACCGAGGGGAGTATTGTGAAGGCGGGTACCGTCCTCTTCCTGATGGACAAGAAACCGTTTCAGGCCCAGGTGGATGCCGCGAGCGCGGCACTGGATCGGCAAAAGGCCGCCATGAAGACGGCCCGCCTCAATCTTGATCGCACCAAGCCCCTGACTGAAAAGAACGCCCTCTCCAAGAAGGACCTGGATGACGCCACCGGCGCCTATGAATCGGCGGCAGCGGCTGTGGAGGCGGCCAAAGCCCAGCTGCTGACGGCGCGGCTCAACCTCTCCTACTGCACCATAACCTCCCCGGTGAACGGCATCACCAGCGCCGCCCTGCAGCAGGAAGGCGCCTACATCAACACGCAGAACAGCCTGCTGACCACCGTGGCGGTCCTCTCACCCATCTGGGTCAACTTCAGTTTGTCGGAAAACGAGTTGAAGGAATATAGCGATCAGATTGCCAAGGGACAGATCCGCCCCCCCAAAGGGCAGAATTACGAGATCGAGATCGTGCAGGTTGACGGCTCCATCTTCCCCCACTCCGGCCGCATCACCTTCGCCGACCCCTCCTTCAACCCCCAGACCGGCACCTTCCTGCTGCGGGCCAGCGTCAACAACCCCAAAGGAGTCCTGCGTCCGAACCAGTACGTACGCGCCCGCATCAAGGGGGCCATCAGGCCCAACGCCATCCTGGTGCCGCAACGGGCGGTGCAGCAGGGGGCCAAGGGGCACTTCGTCTGGGTCGTGGACAGGGAGAACAAGGCGGAATCCAGGCCGGTGGTGGTGGGTGAACTGATGGGCAACGACTGGTTCATCAGCGAGGGGCTCAAGGCCGGCGAAAAGGTGGTGGTGGACGGCGGCATGACCCTGCGGCCGGGCATCCAAGTGGTGGTGAAGCAGGCTGGCGCCTCCCAGAGCGGCCCCGCGGCCGCCGAACCGAAACCGACCCCGGCGAAGAAGGCCGACTGA